The Numida meleagris isolate 19003 breed g44 Domestic line chromosome 12, NumMel1.0, whole genome shotgun sequence genome includes a window with the following:
- the GABRA6 gene encoding gamma-aminobutyric acid receptor subunit alpha-6 isoform X2 produces MALLIAWLCVAVSIEKALGGQGDGGDLYSENITRILDKLLDGYDNRLRPGFGGAVTEVKTDIYVTSFGPVSDVEMEYTMDVFFRQTWTDERLKFGGPTEILRLNNLMVSKIWTPDTFFRNGKKSIAHNMTTPNKLFRIMQNGTILYTMRLTINADCPMRLVNFPMDGHACPLKFGSYAYPKSEIIYTWKKGPLHSVEVPQESSSLLQYDLIGQTVSSETIKSNTGITTVLTMTTLSISARHSLPKVSYATAMDWFIAVCFAFVFSALIEFAAVNYFTNLQTQRAMRKAARAAALAAALSAATVPAEDEIVSHSDSNCNLKKRVNSVTSQADQSPEASIVSNSASQCQPVCAPPPAPPAPPPVGGTSKIDQYSRILFPVAFAGFNLVYWVVYLSKDTMEFFEPTAMHLRNDHQIN; encoded by the exons ATGGCTTTGCTTATCGCTTGGCTATGCGTCGCTGTGAG CATCGAGAAGGCGCTGGGGGGCCAGGGCGACGGGGGGGACCTCTACTCGGAAAACATCACTCGCATCCTCGACAAGCTGTTGGACGGCTACGACAACAGGCTCCGGCCGGGATTTGGAG GCGCTGTTACAGAAGTCAAAACGGACATCTACGTGACCAGCTTCGGGCCGGTGTCCGACGTGGAGATG GAATACACAATGGATGTCTTCTTCCGGCAGACGTGGACTGATGAGAGATTGAAGTTTGGTGGGCCAACTGAAATTTTGAGATTGAACAATTTAATGGTCAGTAAAATATGGACACCAGACACGttttttagaaatggaaaaaaatcaattgctCATAATATGACAACTCCTAACAAACTTTTCAGAATTATGCAGAATGGAACTATTCTTTACACAATGAG ACTAACCATTAATGCTGACTGTCCTATGCGGCTGGTGAACTTCCCAATGGATGGACATGCTTGCCCTTTGAAGTTTGGAAGCT ATGCTTACccaaaaagtgaaataatttataCATGGAAAAAAGGACCCCTGCATTCCGTAGAAGTACCACAGGAGTCTTCCAGTCTCCTCCAATATGATCTCATAGGACAAACTGTATCTAGCGAAACAATTAAGTCTAACACAG GAATTACTACAGTTCTAACAATGACCACTTTAAGCATCAGTGCACGCCATTCTTTGCCCAAGGTGTCCTATGCTACTGCTATGGATTGGTTCATAGCTGTGTGCTTTGCCTTTGTCTTCTCTGCACTTATTGAGTTTGCAGCTGTCAACTACTTTACCAATCTTCAGACTCAGAGAGCAATGAGGAAGGCAgcaagggcagcagcactggcagcagcactATCAGCAGCAACTGTACCGGCAGAGGACGAGATTGTCTCG CATTCTGACTCCAATTGTAACCTGAAGAAGCGAGTAAACTCTGTAACATCTCAGGCAGATCAGTCTCCTGAAGCCAGCATAGTATCAAACAGTGCATCCCAGTGTCAACCTGTGTGTGCTCCTCCAccagcccccccagcaccaccacctgTTGGAGGCACAAGTAAAATAGACCAGTATTCTAGGATCCTCTTCCCAGTGGCATTTGCAGGATTCAACCTGGTATACTGGGTTGTTTACCTTTCAAAAGACACTATGGAA
- the GABRA6 gene encoding gamma-aminobutyric acid receptor subunit alpha-6 isoform X3: MALLIAWLCVAVSIEKALGGQGDGGDLYSENITRILDKLLDGYDNRLRPGFGGAVTEVKTDIYVTSFGPVSDVEMEYTMDVFFRQTWTDERLKFGGPTEILRLNNLMVSKIWTPDTFFRNGKKSIAHNMTTPNKLFRIMQNGTILYTMRLTINADCPMRLVNFPMDGHACPLKFGSYAYPKSEIIYTWKKGPLHSVEVPQESSSLLQYDLIGQTVSSETIKSNTGEYVIMTVYFHLQRKMGYFMIQIYTPCIMTVILSQVSFWINKESVPARTVFGITTVLTMTTLSISARHSLPKVSYATAMDWFIAVCFAFVFSALIEFAAVNYFTNLQTQRAMRKAARAAALAAALSAATVPAEDEIVSHSDSNCNLKKRVNSVTSQADQSPEASIVSNSASQCQPVCAPPPAPPAPPPVGGTSKIDQYSRILFPVAFAGFNLVYWVVYLSKDTMEFFEPTAMHLRNDHQIN; this comes from the exons ATGGCTTTGCTTATCGCTTGGCTATGCGTCGCTGTGAG CATCGAGAAGGCGCTGGGGGGCCAGGGCGACGGGGGGGACCTCTACTCGGAAAACATCACTCGCATCCTCGACAAGCTGTTGGACGGCTACGACAACAGGCTCCGGCCGGGATTTGGAG GCGCTGTTACAGAAGTCAAAACGGACATCTACGTGACCAGCTTCGGGCCGGTGTCCGACGTGGAGATG GAATACACAATGGATGTCTTCTTCCGGCAGACGTGGACTGATGAGAGATTGAAGTTTGGTGGGCCAACTGAAATTTTGAGATTGAACAATTTAATGGTCAGTAAAATATGGACACCAGACACGttttttagaaatggaaaaaaatcaattgctCATAATATGACAACTCCTAACAAACTTTTCAGAATTATGCAGAATGGAACTATTCTTTACACAATGAG ACTAACCATTAATGCTGACTGTCCTATGCGGCTGGTGAACTTCCCAATGGATGGACATGCTTGCCCTTTGAAGTTTGGAAGCT ATGCTTACccaaaaagtgaaataatttataCATGGAAAAAAGGACCCCTGCATTCCGTAGAAGTACCACAGGAGTCTTCCAGTCTCCTCCAATATGATCTCATAGGACAAACTGTATCTAGCGAAACAATTAAGTCTAACACAG GTGAATATGTAATCATGACAGTTTATTTCCACTTGCAAAGGAAGATGGGATACTTCATGATACAGATATATACTCCTTGCATTATGACAGTCATTCTTTCTCAGGTGTCTTTTTGGATTAACAAGGAATCTGTTCCAGCCAGAACAGTTTTTG GAATTACTACAGTTCTAACAATGACCACTTTAAGCATCAGTGCACGCCATTCTTTGCCCAAGGTGTCCTATGCTACTGCTATGGATTGGTTCATAGCTGTGTGCTTTGCCTTTGTCTTCTCTGCACTTATTGAGTTTGCAGCTGTCAACTACTTTACCAATCTTCAGACTCAGAGAGCAATGAGGAAGGCAgcaagggcagcagcactggcagcagcactATCAGCAGCAACTGTACCGGCAGAGGACGAGATTGTCTCG CATTCTGACTCCAATTGTAACCTGAAGAAGCGAGTAAACTCTGTAACATCTCAGGCAGATCAGTCTCCTGAAGCCAGCATAGTATCAAACAGTGCATCCCAGTGTCAACCTGTGTGTGCTCCTCCAccagcccccccagcaccaccacctgTTGGAGGCACAAGTAAAATAGACCAGTATTCTAGGATCCTCTTCCCAGTGGCATTTGCAGGATTCAACCTGGTATACTGGGTTGTTTACCTTTCAAAAGACACTATGGAA
- the GABRA6 gene encoding gamma-aminobutyric acid receptor subunit alpha-6 isoform X1, with translation MALLIAWLCVAVSIEKALGGQGDGGDLYSENITRILDKLLDGYDNRLRPGFGGAVTEVKTDIYVTSFGPVSDVEMEYTMDVFFRQTWTDERLKFGGPTEILRLNNLMVSKIWTPDTFFRNGKKSIAHNMTTPNKLFRIMQNGTILYTMRLTINADCPMRLVNFPMDGHACPLKFGSYAYPKSEIIYTWKKGPLHSVEVPQESSSLLQYDLIGQTVSSETIKSNTGEYSLQLLYFHLQRKIGYYLIQTYIPCIMTVVLSQVVFWINKESVPARTVAGITTVLTMTTLSISARHSLPKVSYATAMDWFIAVCFAFVFSALIEFAAVNYFTNLQTQRAMRKAARAAALAAALSAATVPAEDEIVSHSDSNCNLKKRVNSVTSQADQSPEASIVSNSASQCQPVCAPPPAPPAPPPVGGTSKIDQYSRILFPVAFAGFNLVYWVVYLSKDTMEFFEPTAMHLRNDHQIN, from the exons ATGGCTTTGCTTATCGCTTGGCTATGCGTCGCTGTGAG CATCGAGAAGGCGCTGGGGGGCCAGGGCGACGGGGGGGACCTCTACTCGGAAAACATCACTCGCATCCTCGACAAGCTGTTGGACGGCTACGACAACAGGCTCCGGCCGGGATTTGGAG GCGCTGTTACAGAAGTCAAAACGGACATCTACGTGACCAGCTTCGGGCCGGTGTCCGACGTGGAGATG GAATACACAATGGATGTCTTCTTCCGGCAGACGTGGACTGATGAGAGATTGAAGTTTGGTGGGCCAACTGAAATTTTGAGATTGAACAATTTAATGGTCAGTAAAATATGGACACCAGACACGttttttagaaatggaaaaaaatcaattgctCATAATATGACAACTCCTAACAAACTTTTCAGAATTATGCAGAATGGAACTATTCTTTACACAATGAG ACTAACCATTAATGCTGACTGTCCTATGCGGCTGGTGAACTTCCCAATGGATGGACATGCTTGCCCTTTGAAGTTTGGAAGCT ATGCTTACccaaaaagtgaaataatttataCATGGAAAAAAGGACCCCTGCATTCCGTAGAAGTACCACAGGAGTCTTCCAGTCTCCTCCAATATGATCTCATAGGACAAACTGTATCTAGCGAAACAATTAAGTCTAACACAG gtGAATATTCACTTCAGCTGCTCTATTTCCATCTCCAAAGGAAAATAGGCTACTATCTCATTCAGACATACATTCCATGCATCATGACTGTAGTCCTGTCTCAAGTTGTGTTTTGGATCAACAAAGAATCTGTTCCAGCAAGAACCGTGGCTG GAATTACTACAGTTCTAACAATGACCACTTTAAGCATCAGTGCACGCCATTCTTTGCCCAAGGTGTCCTATGCTACTGCTATGGATTGGTTCATAGCTGTGTGCTTTGCCTTTGTCTTCTCTGCACTTATTGAGTTTGCAGCTGTCAACTACTTTACCAATCTTCAGACTCAGAGAGCAATGAGGAAGGCAgcaagggcagcagcactggcagcagcactATCAGCAGCAACTGTACCGGCAGAGGACGAGATTGTCTCG CATTCTGACTCCAATTGTAACCTGAAGAAGCGAGTAAACTCTGTAACATCTCAGGCAGATCAGTCTCCTGAAGCCAGCATAGTATCAAACAGTGCATCCCAGTGTCAACCTGTGTGTGCTCCTCCAccagcccccccagcaccaccacctgTTGGAGGCACAAGTAAAATAGACCAGTATTCTAGGATCCTCTTCCCAGTGGCATTTGCAGGATTCAACCTGGTATACTGGGTTGTTTACCTTTCAAAAGACACTATGGAA